From a region of the Candidatus Rhabdochlamydia porcellionis genome:
- a CDS encoding peptide ABC transporter substrate-binding protein, whose product MIKIFLTCIIALLTGCFSFSKEKKEAQSQVLRINIGDDPQSLDPRRARSLKDITLLRHLFEGLTRKNPQGKVEFALAKDMQVLEGGTRYQFTLIKSYWSNKDPLTAHDFAYAWHKVLDPAFPSDIAYQMYLVKNAQAVKEGKVPSSELGVRVLSDYELEIELEHPAPYFLELLSFPLFFPVHRKLDAENPNWGWQDSGYVSNGPFILTNWEQRNLIRLHKNPLYWDRSSVSLSEILAYMLSEETELRLFETGEIDWAGSPLSTLPVEALGSLKKSAYFMDKEFLGTYLVRIQTQSPPFNNRSIRRCFALAVNREDIVSHITQGNQMIATGLVPTGLGLQDNPYFLDADLKSAKELLQQDLPKITLLYRADEKNHVLAQGLQQQWMQSLGVLVELEAVEAKIYFDRISKGDYQLATGSWIADFEDPMNFLEVFKYKKGGSNNTGWEDAHYIQLLNSANKTVNSKQRMLLLKQAEQVLMDNMPMIPIYYYRMLYLNRNVRQVALSSTGGIDFKWARVDRK is encoded by the coding sequence ATGATTAAAATTTTTTTAACATGCATTATTGCGCTTTTGACTGGTTGCTTTTCTTTTTCAAAAGAGAAAAAAGAAGCCCAATCACAGGTGTTGCGCATTAACATAGGAGATGATCCTCAAAGTTTAGATCCAAGGCGCGCGCGCTCTCTTAAAGATATTACCTTATTAAGACATTTGTTTGAGGGGCTTACTCGTAAAAACCCACAAGGCAAAGTAGAGTTTGCTTTAGCAAAAGACATGCAAGTATTGGAAGGAGGAACGCGTTATCAATTTACTTTAATTAAAAGCTATTGGTCGAACAAAGACCCATTAACAGCGCATGATTTTGCCTATGCTTGGCATAAAGTGCTAGACCCTGCATTTCCCTCAGATATCGCTTATCAAATGTATTTGGTTAAGAACGCACAAGCTGTCAAAGAAGGAAAAGTGCCTAGTTCGGAACTGGGAGTTCGTGTATTATCGGATTATGAATTAGAAATCGAATTAGAACATCCGGCTCCTTATTTTTTAGAGCTGTTATCTTTTCCGCTTTTTTTCCCTGTACACCGCAAACTAGATGCAGAAAATCCCAACTGGGGTTGGCAGGATTCTGGGTATGTTTCTAATGGTCCTTTTATTCTAACTAATTGGGAACAACGTAATTTGATTCGGCTGCATAAAAATCCTCTATATTGGGATCGTTCTTCTGTTTCTTTATCTGAAATTTTAGCTTATATGCTTTCTGAAGAAACAGAGCTACGCCTATTTGAAACAGGGGAAATTGATTGGGCTGGATCTCCTTTATCCACTCTTCCTGTTGAGGCTTTGGGTTCTTTAAAAAAATCTGCTTATTTTATGGATAAAGAGTTTTTAGGAACATATTTGGTAAGAATACAAACGCAAAGCCCCCCCTTTAATAATCGATCTATTCGACGCTGTTTTGCTTTGGCGGTTAATAGAGAAGATATTGTATCTCATATCACTCAAGGAAATCAAATGATTGCAACAGGCTTAGTTCCTACTGGGTTAGGGTTGCAAGATAACCCCTATTTTTTGGATGCAGACTTAAAAAGCGCCAAAGAGCTTTTACAACAAGATCTTCCTAAGATCACTCTTCTTTATCGAGCTGATGAAAAAAATCATGTGTTAGCGCAAGGATTGCAACAACAGTGGATGCAATCTCTTGGGGTGCTTGTAGAGTTAGAAGCTGTAGAGGCAAAAATCTATTTTGACCGTATTTCCAAAGGAGACTACCAATTAGCAACAGGATCTTGGATTGCAGATTTTGAAGATCCAATGAACTTCTTAGAAGTGTTTAAATACAAAAAAGGCGGGTCCAATAATACAGGTTGGGAGGACGCTCATTATATACAGCTACTCAACTCTGCTAATAAAACAGTAAATAGCAAGCAAAGAATGCTTCTTTTGAAACAAGCAGAGCAGGTTTTAATGGATAATATGCCCATGATTCCGATTTATTATTATCGTATGCTCTATTTAAATCGAAATGTTCGCCAAGTAGCGCTATCTTCTACCGGAGGGATAGATTTTAAATGGGCTAGAGTTGACAGAAAATAA
- a CDS encoding NlpC/P60 family protein: protein MSLIISEPVPVFNTAEFPRYFKGKGECIPLDNQGLMRCLETILLPGMSLDPREIILKNILKIKTPNYSGKELYIHGKFLPNSSSKKQPGLSNVDEICETLKDLIGTPYLWGGNWPKGIIKILKLYPPTVKLSSLDPKIQNIWQLKGVDCSGLLYYATDGYTPRNTVDLVKYKKGLKIENLKKEKIISLLKPLDLITWKGHVIIVIDKKTCIESTPEKGVHFRSLSERIEEVLKTRKPINKNPSDDSFVIRRWHSENFCSSIMRGTK, encoded by the coding sequence ATGTCTTTAATAATCAGTGAACCCGTTCCTGTATTTAATACCGCTGAGTTTCCTAGATATTTTAAAGGAAAAGGTGAATGTATACCCTTAGATAATCAAGGATTAATGAGATGCTTAGAAACAATCCTTTTGCCAGGAATGTCACTCGATCCACGAGAAATTATACTTAAAAATATTTTAAAAATAAAGACCCCTAACTACTCCGGTAAAGAATTGTATATTCATGGAAAGTTTTTACCTAATTCTTCTTCAAAAAAACAACCCGGTTTATCTAATGTCGATGAAATTTGCGAAACATTAAAAGATTTAATTGGAACTCCTTATTTGTGGGGAGGAAATTGGCCAAAAGGCATTATTAAAATACTCAAACTCTACCCTCCCACTGTAAAACTGTCTAGCCTTGACCCAAAAATACAAAACATCTGGCAACTCAAAGGGGTAGATTGCTCGGGCCTTCTCTATTATGCTACTGACGGATATACCCCTCGCAATACAGTTGATTTAGTGAAGTATAAAAAAGGCCTTAAAATTGAAAATTTAAAAAAAGAAAAGATCATTTCCTTATTAAAACCTCTTGATCTAATCACATGGAAAGGACACGTAATTATTGTCATCGACAAAAAAACTTGTATCGAAAGTACACCTGAAAAAGGAGTTCATTTTCGTAGTCTCTCTGAGAGAATAGAAGAAGTTCTAAAAACAAGGAAGCCTATAAATAAAAATCCCTCTGATGACTCTTTTGTCATTCGTCGTTGGCATTCAGAGAACTTTTGTTCTAGCATAATGCGCGGCACCAAATAA
- the glk gene encoding glucokinase, giving the protein MLLAGDIGGTKVSLALFEEELQLQYIEEKTFHSRDFSDFSSLLHHFLAPFPHISISRAGFGIAGPVQDGVCRATNLPWTLSAEDLQHQCKIPHVFLLNDLEASGWGLQLLSPSKYVTLNEGKQTIGNRVLVSAGTGLGEAGLFWNTKIHHPIATEGGHTDFAPCNEEQLELFSYLYKQYKHVSYERVLSGFGLYQIYRFLVDTHKEQSDPEIEEISTKLEPQRLVIEKALEGLSTACIHAVEIFVSIYGAEAGNLALKYLARGGVYLGGGLAPRLLPFFKHGGFMAAFTAKGRFSSLMQEIPIYLILEDTTALFGAAHYARTKVL; this is encoded by the coding sequence ATGTTATTGGCTGGTGATATAGGAGGAACAAAGGTTAGCTTAGCTCTTTTTGAAGAAGAGTTGCAGTTACAATATATAGAAGAAAAAACCTTTCATAGTCGTGATTTTTCCGATTTTTCTTCTTTATTGCATCATTTTCTAGCTCCATTTCCTCATATTTCTATTTCTCGAGCTGGATTTGGAATAGCTGGACCTGTGCAAGATGGGGTTTGTCGAGCAACAAATCTACCCTGGACCCTTTCTGCAGAAGATCTGCAGCATCAATGTAAAATCCCTCATGTGTTTTTACTCAACGATCTAGAAGCTAGCGGATGGGGTCTACAGCTTCTTTCCCCTAGCAAATATGTAACATTAAACGAAGGAAAACAAACAATAGGTAATCGGGTATTGGTTTCTGCAGGGACAGGTTTAGGAGAAGCGGGTCTATTTTGGAATACAAAAATACATCATCCAATTGCAACAGAAGGTGGTCATACCGATTTTGCCCCTTGTAATGAAGAGCAACTAGAACTTTTTTCTTATTTATATAAACAATATAAACATGTCTCTTATGAAAGAGTTTTATCGGGATTTGGTCTGTATCAAATATATCGGTTTCTAGTTGACACGCATAAAGAACAAAGCGATCCAGAAATTGAAGAGATCTCCACTAAACTAGAACCACAAAGACTGGTGATAGAGAAGGCGTTAGAAGGTTTATCCACAGCTTGTATACACGCCGTAGAGATCTTTGTTTCCATATATGGAGCAGAAGCTGGAAATTTAGCGCTTAAATATCTAGCTAGAGGAGGCGTTTATTTAGGTGGTGGATTGGCACCAAGGTTATTGCCGTTTTTTAAACATGGTGGTTTTATGGCTGCTTTTACAGCTAAAGGAAGATTTTCTTCCCTTATGCAAGAGATTCCTATCTATCTTATATTAGAGGATACAACAGCTTTATTTGGTGCCGCGCATTATGCTAGAACAAAAGTTCTCTGA
- a CDS encoding 5-formyltetrahydrofolate cyclo-ligase gives MKKESQKLTKNHSYAKQLIREELIKIRKGLCETRKKQAAHNAYLQLSKKLKPYKNILSFYSIKSEINIDLLNQDLFKEHKLLLPKIEGTSLSVHKITKFEFIPSTFGILEPNPKFSTPVALEKIDCILVPALGFDRLCHRIGYGRGHYDQLLENLQKNHFKPYTIGIGFQEQLCIKPLPIEEHDIALNELLLF, from the coding sequence ATGAAAAAGGAAAGCCAAAAGTTGACGAAGAACCACTCTTACGCTAAGCAGTTAATTAGAGAAGAACTCATCAAGATACGTAAAGGTCTTTGTGAGACTAGAAAAAAACAAGCTGCACACAATGCTTATTTGCAACTTAGCAAAAAATTAAAACCCTACAAAAACATACTCTCGTTCTACAGCATTAAAAGTGAAATTAATATAGATTTATTGAATCAAGACCTATTCAAAGAACATAAACTTTTACTACCTAAAATAGAAGGTACAAGTCTTAGCGTTCATAAAATTACCAAATTTGAATTCATCCCTTCTACTTTTGGTATACTAGAGCCTAATCCAAAATTTTCTACTCCTGTTGCCCTAGAAAAGATCGATTGCATTTTAGTACCCGCATTAGGTTTTGATCGCCTATGTCACCGCATAGGCTATGGCAGAGGTCACTACGATCAACTTCTAGAAAACCTGCAAAAGAATCACTTCAAACCTTACACAATAGGCATTGGTTTTCAAGAACAGCTCTGCATCAAACCTTTACCTATTGAAGAGCATGATATCGCTCTAAATGAATTATTACTGTTTTAA